Proteins encoded in a region of the Labrus mixtus chromosome 19, fLabMix1.1, whole genome shotgun sequence genome:
- the LOC132993954 gene encoding B-cell receptor CD22-like isoform X6: MRVIVELLVTMLTASMFSSVFFLRGALAACGFDTALFITTPQQMEALNGSCLHIPCTFRPKQEFDSTGQIFGIWIKNNPFFRNRPDNVIFNSRGTIRIYPMNITGNLNEKQCTTLFSPIISTYDDTYYFRIESSTFQATALCDPLRIRVTDSPPSPSIEIPGDLKEKESVTITCSASTPCPLSPPKLTWTLKQDSLNNMEENPDKTFTTKIQEQITLTDKHDGYNITCSATYPVNEGKEVKTAEETQTLRVSYSPKDTSASISPSGLVSAGIHVNLTCSSRANPPVSSFTWFKISTAGPMIVSEGEFYSFNATEGGVYYCVAMNDLGNQTSPQIHLNIKENLISDLFGVDVHITLKILGIVLLCSSVIIFECWLKSRCFNKQVKVMGVTAVLSVNMVTAIMLLTVFSLSAG, encoded by the exons ATGAGGGTCATTGTGGAGCTGTTGGTGACTATGTTGACAGCCAGCATGTTCTCGAGTGTCTTCTTTCTTagag GTGCACTGGCAGCTTGTGGTTTTGATACAGCCCTCTTCATCACGACACCACAGCAGATGGAAGCACTGAATGGATCTTGTTTGCACATCCCATGTACCTTTAGGCCGAAACAAGAGTTTGACAGCACAGGACAAATCTTCGGAATATGGATCAAAAACAATCCCTTTTTTCGTAACAGACCAGACAATGTGATTTTCAACAGTCGCGGGACAATCAGAATCTATCCAATGAATATAACCGGAAACCTCAATGAGAAGCAATGCACCACCTTATTTTCTCCAATAATCTCAACATATGACGACACATACTACTTCAGAATTGAAAGCAGTACATTCCAAGCAACAGCTCTTTGTGATCCTCTTCGAATAAGAGTTACag ATTCTCCTCCGAGCCCCAGCATAGAGATCCCAGGAGATCTGAAGGAGAAGGAGTCTGTCACTATAACCTGCTCAGCTTCCACTCCCTGTCCACTCTCccctcctaaactcacctggaCTCTCAAACAAGACTCTCTCAACAACATGGAGGAAAACCCAGATAAAACCTTCACGACTAAAATCCAGGAGCAGATCACTCTGACGGACAAACATGATGGATACAACATCACCTGTTCTGCCACATATCCTGTGAATGAAGGAAAAGAAGtcaagacagcagaggagacacagacTCTCAGAGTTTCAT ATTCTCCTAAAGACACCTCAGCGTCCATCAGTCCATCAGGTTTGGTGTCAGCAGGTATTCATGTGAACCTGACCTGCTCCAGCAGAGCCAATCCTCCTGTCAGCAGCTTCACCTGGTTCAAGATCAGCACAGCTGGACCCATGATCGTATCTGAAGGAGAGTTTTACAGCTTTAATGCCACAGAGGGAGGAGTTTATTACTGTGTGGCCATGAATGATCTTGGTAATCAGACATCACCACAGATCCATTTGAATATAAAAG AAAATCTGATTTCCGATCTGTTTGGGGTTGATGTCCACATTACATTGAAGATCCTGGGAATCGTGCTGCTCTGCAGTTCAGTCATCATCTTTGAGTG ctggTTAAAGTCAAGATGCTTCAACAAACAGGTGAAG
- the LOC132993954 gene encoding vascular cell adhesion protein 1-like isoform X5 — translation MEALSGTCLKIPCTYSVKNEREFENTRETFGIWYKEEDRETYPKNVVFNSSGTVNKFQMNITGNLRMKNCTTLIYNMKTTYEGVYYFRIMNGPFMANAICDPLQITVKDSPSSPKLIISGDLKEKESVTITCSASTPCPLSPPKLTWTLKQDSLNNMEENPDKTFMTKIQEKITLTDKHDGYNITCSATYPVNEGKEVKTAEETQTLRVSYAPKNTSASISPSGLVSAGIHVNLTCSSRANPPVSSFTWFKISRDGHMNVSEGEFYSFNVTEGGVYYCVAMNDLSNQTSPLIHLRFEEKAVLASSLQREAIIGGILGIIAFICLVVFVWCLKSKHPTAQRTQSQPGEEMSAEEPARKREEEVQENIHYGEIDFSKMRHEESFNSVQGRGQQQETLYTQVKVSGTGNSGTQTAGSPDDLYAKVRKKI, via the exons ATGGAAGCACTGAGTGGAACTTGTCTGAAAATCCCATGTACCTATagtgttaaaaatgaaagagagtTTGAAAACACAAGAGAAACATTTGGAATATggtataaagaagaagacagagagacctATCCAAAGAATGTGGTTTTTAACAGTAGTGGCACAGTGAACAAATTTCAAATGAACATAACTGGAAACTTGAGAATGAAAAACTGCACCACTCTGATTTACAACATGAAGACGACATATGAAGGCGTATACTACTTCAGAATCATGAATGGGCCTTTCATGGCAAATGCTATTTGTGATCCTCTTCAAATAACAGTCAAAG ATTCTCCCTCAAGCCCCAAACTAATCATCTCAGGAGATCTGAAGGAGAAGGAGTCTGTCACTATAACCTGCTCAGCTTCCACTCCCTGTCCACTCTCccctcctaaactcacctggaCTCTCAAACAAGACTCTCTCAACAACATGGAGGAAAACCCAGATAAAACCTTCATGACTAAAATCCAGGAGAAGATCACTCTGACGGACAAACATGATGGATACAACATCACCTGTTCTGCCACATATCCTGTGAATGAAGGAAAAGAAGtcaagacagcagaggagacacagacTCTCAGAGTTTCAT ATGCTCCTAAAAACACCTCAGCGTCCATCAGTCCATCAGGTTTGGTGTCAGCAGGTATTCATGTGAACCTGACCTGCTCCAGCAGAGCCAATCCTCCTGTCAGCAGCTTCACCTGGTTCAAGATCAGCAGAGATGGACACATGAACGTATCTGAAGGAGAGTTTTACAGCTTTAATGTCACAGAAGGAGGAGTTTATTACTGTGTGGCCATGAATGATCTCAGTAATCAGACATCACCACTGATCCATTTGAGATTTGAGGAGAAAG CTGTGCTTGCGAGCTCTCTACAACGGGAGGCAATCATTGGAGGAATCCTTGGGATCATTGCGTTCATCTGTCTGGTTGTCTTTGTTTG GTGTTTAAAGTCAAAACATCCAACTGCACAACGGACTCAG agtcaACCAGGTGAAGAGATGTCTGCAGAAGAGCCAGcaaggaaaagagaggaagaagtaCAAGAAAATATCCATTACGGAGAGATAGACTTCTCCAAGATGAGACATGAAGAGTCCTTTAACTCGGTACAGGGCCGAGGACAGCAGCAGGAGACACTGTATACACAAGTCAAAGTGTCCGGGACAGGAAACAGTGGAACACAGACTGCTGGCAGCCCAGACGATCTCTACGCTAAAGTTAGGAAAAAAATATAA
- the LOC132993954 gene encoding B-cell receptor CD22-like isoform X3: MRVIVELLVTMLTASMFSSVFFLRGALAACGFDTALFITTPQQMEALNGSCLHIPCTFRPKQEFDSTGQIFGIWIKNNPFFRNRPDNVIFNSRGTIRIYPMNITGNLNEKQCTTLFSPIISTYDDTYYFRIESSTFQATALCDPLRIRVTDSPPSPSIEIPGDLKEKESVTITCSASTPCPLSPPKLTWTLKQDSLNNMEENPDKTFTTKIQEQITLTDKHDGYNITCSATYPVNEGKEVKTAEETQTLRVSYSPKDTSASISPSGLVSAGIHVNLTCSSRANPPVSSFTWFKISTAGPMIVSEGEFYSFNATEGGVYYCVAMNDLGNQTSPQIHLNIKGLTDGFQRGAVIGGITGIILLICLVVGVILALVFWRRLKSDGSSQQSLYQTGEELAKRETDEGIHYGEIDFSKRNPEPSSNSGQDIGPQQETLYAQVKGSGFTRTSDNPEDIYAEVKNN, encoded by the exons ATGAGGGTCATTGTGGAGCTGTTGGTGACTATGTTGACAGCCAGCATGTTCTCGAGTGTCTTCTTTCTTagag GTGCACTGGCAGCTTGTGGTTTTGATACAGCCCTCTTCATCACGACACCACAGCAGATGGAAGCACTGAATGGATCTTGTTTGCACATCCCATGTACCTTTAGGCCGAAACAAGAGTTTGACAGCACAGGACAAATCTTCGGAATATGGATCAAAAACAATCCCTTTTTTCGTAACAGACCAGACAATGTGATTTTCAACAGTCGCGGGACAATCAGAATCTATCCAATGAATATAACCGGAAACCTCAATGAGAAGCAATGCACCACCTTATTTTCTCCAATAATCTCAACATATGACGACACATACTACTTCAGAATTGAAAGCAGTACATTCCAAGCAACAGCTCTTTGTGATCCTCTTCGAATAAGAGTTACag ATTCTCCTCCGAGCCCCAGCATAGAGATCCCAGGAGATCTGAAGGAGAAGGAGTCTGTCACTATAACCTGCTCAGCTTCCACTCCCTGTCCACTCTCccctcctaaactcacctggaCTCTCAAACAAGACTCTCTCAACAACATGGAGGAAAACCCAGATAAAACCTTCACGACTAAAATCCAGGAGCAGATCACTCTGACGGACAAACATGATGGATACAACATCACCTGTTCTGCCACATATCCTGTGAATGAAGGAAAAGAAGtcaagacagcagaggagacacagacTCTCAGAGTTTCAT ATTCTCCTAAAGACACCTCAGCGTCCATCAGTCCATCAGGTTTGGTGTCAGCAGGTATTCATGTGAACCTGACCTGCTCCAGCAGAGCCAATCCTCCTGTCAGCAGCTTCACCTGGTTCAAGATCAGCACAGCTGGACCCATGATCGTATCTGAAGGAGAGTTTTACAGCTTTAATGCCACAGAGGGAGGAGTTTATTACTGTGTGGCCATGAATGATCTTGGTAATCAGACATCACCACAGATCCATTTGAATATAAAAG GACTGACTGATGGATTTCAAAGGGGAGCAGTTATTGGAGGAATCACTGGGATCATCTTACTCATCTGCTTGGTAGTCGGTGTAATCCT TGCTCTCGTGTTTTGGAGACGGTTAAAATCAGATGGCTCATCTCAACAATCTCTG TATCAAACAGGAGAAGAGCTGGCAAAAAGAGAGACTGACGAAGGCATCCATTATGGAGAGATAGACTTCTCCAAGAGGAATCCTGAACCGTCCTCAAACTCAGGGCAGGACATTGGACCGCAGCAGGAGACGCTGTATGCACAGGTCAAAGGGTCTGGCTTCACAAGGACCAGCGACAACCCTGAAGATATCTATGCTGAAGTGAAGAATAATTAA